The Bacteroides sp. region GTTCGAGGGAAGGGTGATTTACTACATAGATTTTTTTCAGCAGCCAGGGCATCCCGGGAATGCGGCAGCCAAATCGCAGCAGGAAGCTGACAAAATGATGGATCTTTTCGGGATCGAAAAGAAACAGCAAGGGTCGGATGAGGCGCTGATACATAATGCGAAACTAAAAAAAAGTCCGGGATGTCCGGACTCTTATAAATTATTCTTTTTTGGCGGGTTTTTTTGCCGCCGGTTTTTTCTGTTTCTCAGGTTTTTCTTCTTTTGCTGGCTTTTCTTCAGGTTTTTCTTCCTGTTCGGGTTCCTCGGGCTTGATCATATCCTTCTCTAGCAGCAGGTTATACCAGGTAAAGACTTTCTTGATGTCAGAAATATAGACCCTGTCCTGGTCATAATCGGGCAGGATAGACTCAAAGTAGGCCTTCAGTTTTGCAGGATCTTCCTTCGCCTCAATGCATGATTTCCCATCTTCTTTCTCGTAGATTTTCAGGAGAATCTCTTTCAGCGGGATGTCTTCCGTTTGGGTAAAGATGCTGATATCTTCAAGGGCGCTGCTGCGATCAGAAAGGAATACCGGGATCTTTTTGCCATCGGTAAGCGATTCAGCCACCAGGCCGTTCTTTGTTTGGGAAATGACTTTATACAGCCCACTTTTCCCGGATATGGTCAGGATGTCACTTAAATCCATTGGTTAATTTTTTTATGGTCATTCAGCCTCTCGCTGATATAGATTGCAAAAGTAAGGATTATTTGTGAAACAGTATTTCCAATTTTAGGAGAACATCTGCAAGCTATGCAGTTTTTTGTAAATGCCATTTTTATCCAGCAGTTCCTGGTGGGTTCCCTGCTCAACGATTTCCCCCTCGTGCATAACACAGATCAGGTCGGCGTTGACTACGGTGGAAAGGCGGTGAGCCACCACAATAGAGGTGCGGTTTTGCATGATGTTGTGCAGGGCTTCCTGTACGAGTTTCTCCGATTCGGTATCCAATGCGCTGGTGGCCTCATCGAGAATCAGGATGGGCGGGTTTTTCAGGATAGCCCTGGCAATGCTGATGCGCTGTCGCTGTCCTCCCGATAATTTGCTGCCCCTGTCGCCTATATTGGTTTGATAACCTTCGGGGGTACGCTCTATGAACTCGTGGGCATTGGCCACCCGGGCTGCCTGTATCACTTCTTCTTCAGTAACCTCGCTATCACCAAAGGCAATGTTGTTGTAAAAGGTATCGTTGAAAAGAATCGGCTCTTGATTGACATTGCCCATCAGTGCCCTCAGGTCTTCAATCTTAACGTTGCGA contains the following coding sequences:
- a CDS encoding DUF5606 domain-containing protein, with amino-acid sequence MDLSDILTISGKSGLYKVISQTKNGLVAESLTDGKKIPVFLSDRSSALEDISIFTQTEDIPLKEILLKIYEKEDGKSCIEAKEDPAKLKAYFESILPDYDQDRVYISDIKKVFTWYNLLLEKDMIKPEEPEQEEKPEEKPAKEEKPEKQKKPAAKKPAKKE